One window of the Nicotiana tabacum cultivar K326 chromosome 4, ASM71507v2, whole genome shotgun sequence genome contains the following:
- the LOC142180054 gene encoding protein neprosin-like codes for MKPTLHKLKQNSGTSTTSGLSTIWLNGEGCPVGTVPIKRIDKEDLIRQRHIPPPEDITFDVQLAVVAIARTQNDPNNKFGGATMAASLRNPHVEGQQHSACRLKIQKGSDIVQVGWRVDPTLYRDTKTRLFIYFQAGNIHCFNILCPGFVLVNTKIPIDKDLVSGNWWLLLEENYTQIGFWPQRIFTDLKSFATNVEWGGVVYSSSSVPGPPMGSRLFSIGNKGHETYCRKITVINDKGETIDEDKTTAYADNPNLYKVVDIPHWQAIKRQHFVLYGGPGENRQV; via the exons ATGAAACCTACTTTACATAAGTTAAAGCAGAATTCAGGTACCTCTACAACTAGTGGGTTATCAACAATATGGCTAAACGGTGAAGGTTGTCCCGTTGGAACAGTTCCTATTAAAAGGATTGACAAAGAAGATCTTATTAGACAAAGACATATTCCACCACCAGAAGATATAACATTTGATGTCCAATTGGCTGTT gTTGCAATAGCTCGAACTcaaaatgatccaaataataaGTTTGGGGGAGCAACAATGGCAGCTAGTTTACGGAATCCTCACGTTGAAGGGCAGCAACATAGTGCATGTcgattgaaaattcaaaaagggtCGGATATTGTACAAGTTGGATGGAGA GTGGATCCAACACTTTACAGGGATACTAAAACTAGGCTCTTTATATATTTTCAG GCTGGTAATATACATTGCTTCAATATACTATGCCCTGGCTTTGTATTGGTGAATACTAAGATACCTATTGATAAG gatttaGTCAGCGGGAATTGGTGGCTCTTGCTTGAAGAGAACTATACCCAAATTGGATTTTGGCCTCAAAGAATCTTTACTGATTTAAAAAGTTTTGCTACAAATGTTGAGTGGGGAGGAGTAGTATATAGTTCATCAAGTGTACCTGGACCCCCAATGGGCTCCCGACTTTTTTCTATTGGAAACAAAGGTCATGAAACTTATTGTAGAAAGATTACAGTTATAAATGATAAAGGTGAGACCATTGATGAAGATAAAACTACCGCATATGCAGACAATCCTAATTTATACAAGGTTGTTGATATACCTCATTGGCAAGCTATAAAGCGTCAACATTTTGTACTCTATGGGGGACCTGGTGAGAATAGACAAGTCTAG